Proteins co-encoded in one Capsicum annuum cultivar UCD-10X-F1 chromosome 9, UCD10Xv1.1, whole genome shotgun sequence genomic window:
- the LOC124887030 gene encoding uncharacterized protein LOC124887030 has product MAPFEALYERSYRYPIEWFDSLEVRTWGTDLLRDSLEKVRFIQEKLIATQSRQKEYANRKARDMYFMEDEQVLLKVSPIKGVMHFGKRGKLSPRFIGPFEILQCVGPVGLAFPPSLSEVHLVFYVSMLKKFHGDGNYIIRWDLVLLDENLSYEEEPVAILDRDVRKLRTKEIA; this is encoded by the coding sequence ATGGcgccatttgaggctttatatgaaaGGAGTTATAGATATCCCATTGAGTGGTTTGATTCACTTGAGGTGAGAACATGGGGTACTGATCTGTTGAGGGACTCGTTGGAGAAGGTTAGATTCATTCAGGAGAAACTTATAGCAACTCAAAGCAGGCAAAAGGAGTATGCAAATCGGAAAGCTAGAGATATGTACTTTATGGAGGATGAGCAAGTATTGCTCaaggtttcacccataaagggtgtcatGCATTTTGGAAAGCGAGGTAAGCTTAGTCCTAGATTtattggaccatttgagattcttcagtgTGTGGGGCCGGTGGGATTGGCATTTCCTCCAAGTTTATCGGAAGTGCACcttgtattttatgtttctatgttaaaAAAGTTTCATGGTGATGGTAACTACATAATTCGTTGGGATTTGGTCTTATTAGAtgaaaacctctcttatgaagaggaacCTGTTGCTATTCTTGATAGAGATGTccgtaagttgaggactaaggagattgcGTAA